Proteins encoded within one genomic window of Arachis ipaensis cultivar K30076 chromosome B08, Araip1.1, whole genome shotgun sequence:
- the LOC107613661 gene encoding protein-tyrosine sulfotransferase isoform X5: protein MDPALKLCALLVILLLVNDAFASDFGHCERVVKSWAYTSLDNEIREDKHTLGDLLFFLHVPRTGGRTYFHCFLKKLYPNSLECPRSYDKLRFDPRCYLVLTIMQIKPKCRLLVTHDDYSITSKLPKARTSVVTILRDPVDRVFSTYEFSIEVAARFLVHPNLTSATQMTLRLRSKTKAVSTLDIWPWKYLVPWMRQDLFERRDARRRNGQHTIEKNDYYDMEDFAMPLHEYINHPAARDIVHNGATFQVAGLTNNSYMAEAHEVRHCVQKYKILGKYVLQVAKKRLDNMLYVGLTEEHRESATMFANVVGAQVISQLNAPNTSLELVDKTEQSSVSDSDPDSSEHQNSTSETVASEVTSSDSGEATKLKMSAKELMGAYEGCISNLRKAQSSRRIASLKRISPVNFTKEARLLVSEEVLQEIRSLNDLDLELYEYARAIFDKQHKATMRTFTEVCVEEMGQHIKHCL from the exons ATGGATCCTGCTCTCAAGCTCTGTGCTTTGCTGGTTATTCTTCTATTAG TGAATGATGCTTTTGCAAGTGATTTTGGGCACTGTGAGAGAGTTGTTAAGAGTTGGGCATACACTTCACTTGATAATGAAATCAGGGAGGATAAACACACGCTGGGGGATTTGCTGTTCTTCCTCCATGTCCCTAGGACGGGAGGGCGGACGTATTTTCACTG TTTCTTGAAAAAATTGTATCCTAACTCTCTGGAATGCCCTCGTTCTTATGATAAGTTGCGCTTTGATCCAAGGTGCTATCTTGTTCTTACTATCATGCAGAT CAAACCAAAATGCAGGCTATTAGTTACACATGATGACTATAGCATAACATCCAAACTTCCGAAGGCAAGAACTTCAGTTGTGACCATACTTAGGGATCCAGTAGATCGTGTCTTTAGTACGTATGAATTTTCGATAGAGGTTGCAGCTAGATTTTTGGTGCATCCCAACTTGACATCTGCAACACAGATGACTTTACGCTTGCGGTCTAAGACCAAAGCAGTTAGTACACTGGATATCTGGCCATGGAAGTATCTAGTTCCATGGATGCGGCAAGATCTTTTTGAAAGG AGAGATGCAAGGCGCAGAAATGGACAGCATACAATAGAGAAGAATGATTATTATGACATGGAAGATTTTGCAATGCCATTACATGAATACATCAATCATCCTGCGGCCAGGGATATTGTACATAACGGAGCCACATTCCAG GTTGCAGGTTTGACAAACAATTCTTATATGGCAGAAGCACACGAAGTGCGCCATTGTGTGCAGAAGTACAAGATTCTTGGCAAATATGTGCTACAAGTTGCAAAG AAGAGATTGGATAATATGTTATATGTTGGTCTTACTGAAGAGCACAGAGAATCTGCAACTATGTTTGCAAATGTGGTTGGTGCTCAGGTTATATCACAGCTTAATGCTCCAAACACTAGCCTGGAGCTTGTTGATAAAACAG AACAGAGTTCAGTTTCAGATTCTGATCCTGATAGCAGTGAACATCAG AATAGTACCTCAGAGACAGTAGCAAGTGAGGTTACTTCAAGTGACAGTGGTGAAGCAACAAAGTTGAAG ATGTCTGCTAAAGAGCTCATGGGTGCTTATGAAGGTTGCATCTCTAATTTACGCAAGGCCCAGTCAAGCCGGCGTATCGCTTCTTTGAAGAGGATTTCTCCGGTGAACTTTACTAAGGAG GCACGTCTTCTAGTTAGTGAAGAGGTTCTCCAAGAGATACGGTCTCTTAATGACCTGGACTTAGAGCTTTACGAGTATGCAAGAGCCATTTTCGATAAACAACATAAAGCTACAATGCGGACGTTCACTGAGGTATGTGTTGAAG AGATGGGACAACATATCAAGCACTGCCTCTGA
- the LOC107613661 gene encoding protein-tyrosine sulfotransferase isoform X4, producing MDPALKLCALLVILLLVNDAFASDFGHCERVVKSWAYTSLDNEIREDKHTLGDLLFFLHVPRTGGRTYFHCFLKKLYPNSLECPRSYDKLRFDPRCYLVLTIMQIKPKCRLLVTHDDYSITSKLPKARTSVVTILRDPVDRVFSTYEFSIEVAARFLVHPNLTSATQMTLRLRSKTKAVSTLDIWPWKYLVPWMRQDLFERRDARRRNGQHTIEKNDYYDMEDFAMPLHEYINHPAARDIVHNGATFQVAGLTNNSYMAEAHEVRHCVQKYKILGKYVLQVAKKRLDNMLYVGLTEEHRESATMFANVVGAQVISQLNAPNTSLELVDKTEQSSVSDSDPDSSEHQNSTSETVASEVTSSDSGEATKLKMSAKELMGAYEGCISNLRKAQSSRRIASLKRISPVNFTKEARLLVSEEVLQEIRSLNDLDLELYEYARAIFDKQHKATMRTFTEVCVEAEMGQHIKHCL from the exons ATGGATCCTGCTCTCAAGCTCTGTGCTTTGCTGGTTATTCTTCTATTAG TGAATGATGCTTTTGCAAGTGATTTTGGGCACTGTGAGAGAGTTGTTAAGAGTTGGGCATACACTTCACTTGATAATGAAATCAGGGAGGATAAACACACGCTGGGGGATTTGCTGTTCTTCCTCCATGTCCCTAGGACGGGAGGGCGGACGTATTTTCACTG TTTCTTGAAAAAATTGTATCCTAACTCTCTGGAATGCCCTCGTTCTTATGATAAGTTGCGCTTTGATCCAAGGTGCTATCTTGTTCTTACTATCATGCAGAT CAAACCAAAATGCAGGCTATTAGTTACACATGATGACTATAGCATAACATCCAAACTTCCGAAGGCAAGAACTTCAGTTGTGACCATACTTAGGGATCCAGTAGATCGTGTCTTTAGTACGTATGAATTTTCGATAGAGGTTGCAGCTAGATTTTTGGTGCATCCCAACTTGACATCTGCAACACAGATGACTTTACGCTTGCGGTCTAAGACCAAAGCAGTTAGTACACTGGATATCTGGCCATGGAAGTATCTAGTTCCATGGATGCGGCAAGATCTTTTTGAAAGG AGAGATGCAAGGCGCAGAAATGGACAGCATACAATAGAGAAGAATGATTATTATGACATGGAAGATTTTGCAATGCCATTACATGAATACATCAATCATCCTGCGGCCAGGGATATTGTACATAACGGAGCCACATTCCAG GTTGCAGGTTTGACAAACAATTCTTATATGGCAGAAGCACACGAAGTGCGCCATTGTGTGCAGAAGTACAAGATTCTTGGCAAATATGTGCTACAAGTTGCAAAG AAGAGATTGGATAATATGTTATATGTTGGTCTTACTGAAGAGCACAGAGAATCTGCAACTATGTTTGCAAATGTGGTTGGTGCTCAGGTTATATCACAGCTTAATGCTCCAAACACTAGCCTGGAGCTTGTTGATAAAACAG AACAGAGTTCAGTTTCAGATTCTGATCCTGATAGCAGTGAACATCAG AATAGTACCTCAGAGACAGTAGCAAGTGAGGTTACTTCAAGTGACAGTGGTGAAGCAACAAAGTTGAAG ATGTCTGCTAAAGAGCTCATGGGTGCTTATGAAGGTTGCATCTCTAATTTACGCAAGGCCCAGTCAAGCCGGCGTATCGCTTCTTTGAAGAGGATTTCTCCGGTGAACTTTACTAAGGAG GCACGTCTTCTAGTTAGTGAAGAGGTTCTCCAAGAGATACGGTCTCTTAATGACCTGGACTTAGAGCTTTACGAGTATGCAAGAGCCATTTTCGATAAACAACATAAAGCTACAATGCGGACGTTCACTGAGGTATGTGTTGAAG CAGAGATGGGACAACATATCAAGCACTGCCTCTGA
- the LOC107613661 gene encoding protein-tyrosine sulfotransferase isoform X2 yields the protein MDPALKLCALLVILLLVNDAFASDFGHCERVVKSWAYTSLDNEIREDKHTLGDLLFFLHVPRTGGRTYFHCFLKKLYPNSLECPRSYDKLRFDPRCYLVLTIMQIKPKCRLLVTHDDYSITSKLPKARTSVVTILRDPVDRVFSTYEFSIEVAARFLVHPNLTSATQMTLRLRSKTKAVSTLDIWPWKYLVPWMRQDLFERRDARRRNGQHTIEKNDYYDMEDFAMPLHEYINHPAARDIVHNGATFQVAGLTNNSYMAEAHEVRHCVQKYKILGKYVLQVAKKRLDNMLYVGLTEEHRESATMFANVVGAQVISQLNAPNTSLELVDKTEQSSVSDSDPDSSEHQNSTSETVASEVTSSDSGEATKLKMSAKELMGAYEGCISNLRKAQSSRRIASLKRISPVNFTKEARLLVSEEVLQEIRSLNDLDLELYEYARAIFDKQHKATMRTFTERWDNISSTASEITFWKFLPLAITFAFLILVLLLIVNVRRRTLKIK from the exons ATGGATCCTGCTCTCAAGCTCTGTGCTTTGCTGGTTATTCTTCTATTAG TGAATGATGCTTTTGCAAGTGATTTTGGGCACTGTGAGAGAGTTGTTAAGAGTTGGGCATACACTTCACTTGATAATGAAATCAGGGAGGATAAACACACGCTGGGGGATTTGCTGTTCTTCCTCCATGTCCCTAGGACGGGAGGGCGGACGTATTTTCACTG TTTCTTGAAAAAATTGTATCCTAACTCTCTGGAATGCCCTCGTTCTTATGATAAGTTGCGCTTTGATCCAAGGTGCTATCTTGTTCTTACTATCATGCAGAT CAAACCAAAATGCAGGCTATTAGTTACACATGATGACTATAGCATAACATCCAAACTTCCGAAGGCAAGAACTTCAGTTGTGACCATACTTAGGGATCCAGTAGATCGTGTCTTTAGTACGTATGAATTTTCGATAGAGGTTGCAGCTAGATTTTTGGTGCATCCCAACTTGACATCTGCAACACAGATGACTTTACGCTTGCGGTCTAAGACCAAAGCAGTTAGTACACTGGATATCTGGCCATGGAAGTATCTAGTTCCATGGATGCGGCAAGATCTTTTTGAAAGG AGAGATGCAAGGCGCAGAAATGGACAGCATACAATAGAGAAGAATGATTATTATGACATGGAAGATTTTGCAATGCCATTACATGAATACATCAATCATCCTGCGGCCAGGGATATTGTACATAACGGAGCCACATTCCAG GTTGCAGGTTTGACAAACAATTCTTATATGGCAGAAGCACACGAAGTGCGCCATTGTGTGCAGAAGTACAAGATTCTTGGCAAATATGTGCTACAAGTTGCAAAG AAGAGATTGGATAATATGTTATATGTTGGTCTTACTGAAGAGCACAGAGAATCTGCAACTATGTTTGCAAATGTGGTTGGTGCTCAGGTTATATCACAGCTTAATGCTCCAAACACTAGCCTGGAGCTTGTTGATAAAACAG AACAGAGTTCAGTTTCAGATTCTGATCCTGATAGCAGTGAACATCAG AATAGTACCTCAGAGACAGTAGCAAGTGAGGTTACTTCAAGTGACAGTGGTGAAGCAACAAAGTTGAAG ATGTCTGCTAAAGAGCTCATGGGTGCTTATGAAGGTTGCATCTCTAATTTACGCAAGGCCCAGTCAAGCCGGCGTATCGCTTCTTTGAAGAGGATTTCTCCGGTGAACTTTACTAAGGAG GCACGTCTTCTAGTTAGTGAAGAGGTTCTCCAAGAGATACGGTCTCTTAATGACCTGGACTTAGAGCTTTACGAGTATGCAAGAGCCATTTTCGATAAACAACATAAAGCTACAATGCGGACGTTCACTGAG AGATGGGACAACATATCAAGCACTGCCTCTGAAATCACTTTCTGGAAGTTCCTTCCATTGGCAATTACTTTTGCCTTCCTCATTTTGGTATTGCTACTAATTGTAAATGTGAGAAGAAGAACGTTGAAGATTAAGTAA
- the LOC107613661 gene encoding protein-tyrosine sulfotransferase isoform X1 encodes MDPALKLCALLVILLLVNDAFASDFGHCERVVKSWAYTSLDNEIREDKHTLGDLLFFLHVPRTGGRTYFHCFLKKLYPNSLECPRSYDKLRFDPRCYLVLTIMQIKPKCRLLVTHDDYSITSKLPKARTSVVTILRDPVDRVFSTYEFSIEVAARFLVHPNLTSATQMTLRLRSKTKAVSTLDIWPWKYLVPWMRQDLFERRDARRRNGQHTIEKNDYYDMEDFAMPLHEYINHPAARDIVHNGATFQVAGLTNNSYMAEAHEVRHCVQKYKILGKYVLQVAKKRLDNMLYVGLTEEHRESATMFANVVGAQVISQLNAPNTSLELVDKTEQSSVSDSDPDSSEHQNSTSETVASEVTSSDSGEATKLKMSAKELMGAYEGCISNLRKAQSSRRIASLKRISPVNFTKEARLLVSEEVLQEIRSLNDLDLELYEYARAIFDKQHKATMRTFTEQRWDNISSTASEITFWKFLPLAITFAFLILVLLLIVNVRRRTLKIK; translated from the exons ATGGATCCTGCTCTCAAGCTCTGTGCTTTGCTGGTTATTCTTCTATTAG TGAATGATGCTTTTGCAAGTGATTTTGGGCACTGTGAGAGAGTTGTTAAGAGTTGGGCATACACTTCACTTGATAATGAAATCAGGGAGGATAAACACACGCTGGGGGATTTGCTGTTCTTCCTCCATGTCCCTAGGACGGGAGGGCGGACGTATTTTCACTG TTTCTTGAAAAAATTGTATCCTAACTCTCTGGAATGCCCTCGTTCTTATGATAAGTTGCGCTTTGATCCAAGGTGCTATCTTGTTCTTACTATCATGCAGAT CAAACCAAAATGCAGGCTATTAGTTACACATGATGACTATAGCATAACATCCAAACTTCCGAAGGCAAGAACTTCAGTTGTGACCATACTTAGGGATCCAGTAGATCGTGTCTTTAGTACGTATGAATTTTCGATAGAGGTTGCAGCTAGATTTTTGGTGCATCCCAACTTGACATCTGCAACACAGATGACTTTACGCTTGCGGTCTAAGACCAAAGCAGTTAGTACACTGGATATCTGGCCATGGAAGTATCTAGTTCCATGGATGCGGCAAGATCTTTTTGAAAGG AGAGATGCAAGGCGCAGAAATGGACAGCATACAATAGAGAAGAATGATTATTATGACATGGAAGATTTTGCAATGCCATTACATGAATACATCAATCATCCTGCGGCCAGGGATATTGTACATAACGGAGCCACATTCCAG GTTGCAGGTTTGACAAACAATTCTTATATGGCAGAAGCACACGAAGTGCGCCATTGTGTGCAGAAGTACAAGATTCTTGGCAAATATGTGCTACAAGTTGCAAAG AAGAGATTGGATAATATGTTATATGTTGGTCTTACTGAAGAGCACAGAGAATCTGCAACTATGTTTGCAAATGTGGTTGGTGCTCAGGTTATATCACAGCTTAATGCTCCAAACACTAGCCTGGAGCTTGTTGATAAAACAG AACAGAGTTCAGTTTCAGATTCTGATCCTGATAGCAGTGAACATCAG AATAGTACCTCAGAGACAGTAGCAAGTGAGGTTACTTCAAGTGACAGTGGTGAAGCAACAAAGTTGAAG ATGTCTGCTAAAGAGCTCATGGGTGCTTATGAAGGTTGCATCTCTAATTTACGCAAGGCCCAGTCAAGCCGGCGTATCGCTTCTTTGAAGAGGATTTCTCCGGTGAACTTTACTAAGGAG GCACGTCTTCTAGTTAGTGAAGAGGTTCTCCAAGAGATACGGTCTCTTAATGACCTGGACTTAGAGCTTTACGAGTATGCAAGAGCCATTTTCGATAAACAACATAAAGCTACAATGCGGACGTTCACTGAG CAGAGATGGGACAACATATCAAGCACTGCCTCTGAAATCACTTTCTGGAAGTTCCTTCCATTGGCAATTACTTTTGCCTTCCTCATTTTGGTATTGCTACTAATTGTAAATGTGAGAAGAAGAACGTTGAAGATTAAGTAA
- the LOC107613661 gene encoding protein-tyrosine sulfotransferase isoform X3 — protein sequence MDPALKLCALLVILLLVNDAFASDFGHCERVVKSWAYTSLDNEIREDKHTLGDLLFFLHVPRTGGRTYFHCFLKKLYPNSLECPRSYDKLRFDPSKPKCRLLVTHDDYSITSKLPKARTSVVTILRDPVDRVFSTYEFSIEVAARFLVHPNLTSATQMTLRLRSKTKAVSTLDIWPWKYLVPWMRQDLFERRDARRRNGQHTIEKNDYYDMEDFAMPLHEYINHPAARDIVHNGATFQVAGLTNNSYMAEAHEVRHCVQKYKILGKYVLQVAKKRLDNMLYVGLTEEHRESATMFANVVGAQVISQLNAPNTSLELVDKTEQSSVSDSDPDSSEHQNSTSETVASEVTSSDSGEATKLKMSAKELMGAYEGCISNLRKAQSSRRIASLKRISPVNFTKEARLLVSEEVLQEIRSLNDLDLELYEYARAIFDKQHKATMRTFTEQRWDNISSTASEITFWKFLPLAITFAFLILVLLLIVNVRRRTLKIK from the exons ATGGATCCTGCTCTCAAGCTCTGTGCTTTGCTGGTTATTCTTCTATTAG TGAATGATGCTTTTGCAAGTGATTTTGGGCACTGTGAGAGAGTTGTTAAGAGTTGGGCATACACTTCACTTGATAATGAAATCAGGGAGGATAAACACACGCTGGGGGATTTGCTGTTCTTCCTCCATGTCCCTAGGACGGGAGGGCGGACGTATTTTCACTG TTTCTTGAAAAAATTGTATCCTAACTCTCTGGAATGCCCTCGTTCTTATGATAAGTTGCGCTTTGATCCAAG CAAACCAAAATGCAGGCTATTAGTTACACATGATGACTATAGCATAACATCCAAACTTCCGAAGGCAAGAACTTCAGTTGTGACCATACTTAGGGATCCAGTAGATCGTGTCTTTAGTACGTATGAATTTTCGATAGAGGTTGCAGCTAGATTTTTGGTGCATCCCAACTTGACATCTGCAACACAGATGACTTTACGCTTGCGGTCTAAGACCAAAGCAGTTAGTACACTGGATATCTGGCCATGGAAGTATCTAGTTCCATGGATGCGGCAAGATCTTTTTGAAAGG AGAGATGCAAGGCGCAGAAATGGACAGCATACAATAGAGAAGAATGATTATTATGACATGGAAGATTTTGCAATGCCATTACATGAATACATCAATCATCCTGCGGCCAGGGATATTGTACATAACGGAGCCACATTCCAG GTTGCAGGTTTGACAAACAATTCTTATATGGCAGAAGCACACGAAGTGCGCCATTGTGTGCAGAAGTACAAGATTCTTGGCAAATATGTGCTACAAGTTGCAAAG AAGAGATTGGATAATATGTTATATGTTGGTCTTACTGAAGAGCACAGAGAATCTGCAACTATGTTTGCAAATGTGGTTGGTGCTCAGGTTATATCACAGCTTAATGCTCCAAACACTAGCCTGGAGCTTGTTGATAAAACAG AACAGAGTTCAGTTTCAGATTCTGATCCTGATAGCAGTGAACATCAG AATAGTACCTCAGAGACAGTAGCAAGTGAGGTTACTTCAAGTGACAGTGGTGAAGCAACAAAGTTGAAG ATGTCTGCTAAAGAGCTCATGGGTGCTTATGAAGGTTGCATCTCTAATTTACGCAAGGCCCAGTCAAGCCGGCGTATCGCTTCTTTGAAGAGGATTTCTCCGGTGAACTTTACTAAGGAG GCACGTCTTCTAGTTAGTGAAGAGGTTCTCCAAGAGATACGGTCTCTTAATGACCTGGACTTAGAGCTTTACGAGTATGCAAGAGCCATTTTCGATAAACAACATAAAGCTACAATGCGGACGTTCACTGAG CAGAGATGGGACAACATATCAAGCACTGCCTCTGAAATCACTTTCTGGAAGTTCCTTCCATTGGCAATTACTTTTGCCTTCCTCATTTTGGTATTGCTACTAATTGTAAATGTGAGAAGAAGAACGTTGAAGATTAAGTAA
- the LOC107613661 gene encoding protein-tyrosine sulfotransferase isoform X6: protein MQIKPKCRLLVTHDDYSITSKLPKARTSVVTILRDPVDRVFSTYEFSIEVAARFLVHPNLTSATQMTLRLRSKTKAVSTLDIWPWKYLVPWMRQDLFERRDARRRNGQHTIEKNDYYDMEDFAMPLHEYINHPAARDIVHNGATFQVAGLTNNSYMAEAHEVRHCVQKYKILGKYVLQVAKKRLDNMLYVGLTEEHRESATMFANVVGAQVISQLNAPNTSLELVDKTEQSSVSDSDPDSSEHQNSTSETVASEVTSSDSGEATKLKMSAKELMGAYEGCISNLRKAQSSRRIASLKRISPVNFTKEARLLVSEEVLQEIRSLNDLDLELYEYARAIFDKQHKATMRTFTEQRWDNISSTASEITFWKFLPLAITFAFLILVLLLIVNVRRRTLKIK, encoded by the exons ATGCAGAT CAAACCAAAATGCAGGCTATTAGTTACACATGATGACTATAGCATAACATCCAAACTTCCGAAGGCAAGAACTTCAGTTGTGACCATACTTAGGGATCCAGTAGATCGTGTCTTTAGTACGTATGAATTTTCGATAGAGGTTGCAGCTAGATTTTTGGTGCATCCCAACTTGACATCTGCAACACAGATGACTTTACGCTTGCGGTCTAAGACCAAAGCAGTTAGTACACTGGATATCTGGCCATGGAAGTATCTAGTTCCATGGATGCGGCAAGATCTTTTTGAAAGG AGAGATGCAAGGCGCAGAAATGGACAGCATACAATAGAGAAGAATGATTATTATGACATGGAAGATTTTGCAATGCCATTACATGAATACATCAATCATCCTGCGGCCAGGGATATTGTACATAACGGAGCCACATTCCAG GTTGCAGGTTTGACAAACAATTCTTATATGGCAGAAGCACACGAAGTGCGCCATTGTGTGCAGAAGTACAAGATTCTTGGCAAATATGTGCTACAAGTTGCAAAG AAGAGATTGGATAATATGTTATATGTTGGTCTTACTGAAGAGCACAGAGAATCTGCAACTATGTTTGCAAATGTGGTTGGTGCTCAGGTTATATCACAGCTTAATGCTCCAAACACTAGCCTGGAGCTTGTTGATAAAACAG AACAGAGTTCAGTTTCAGATTCTGATCCTGATAGCAGTGAACATCAG AATAGTACCTCAGAGACAGTAGCAAGTGAGGTTACTTCAAGTGACAGTGGTGAAGCAACAAAGTTGAAG ATGTCTGCTAAAGAGCTCATGGGTGCTTATGAAGGTTGCATCTCTAATTTACGCAAGGCCCAGTCAAGCCGGCGTATCGCTTCTTTGAAGAGGATTTCTCCGGTGAACTTTACTAAGGAG GCACGTCTTCTAGTTAGTGAAGAGGTTCTCCAAGAGATACGGTCTCTTAATGACCTGGACTTAGAGCTTTACGAGTATGCAAGAGCCATTTTCGATAAACAACATAAAGCTACAATGCGGACGTTCACTGAG CAGAGATGGGACAACATATCAAGCACTGCCTCTGAAATCACTTTCTGGAAGTTCCTTCCATTGGCAATTACTTTTGCCTTCCTCATTTTGGTATTGCTACTAATTGTAAATGTGAGAAGAAGAACGTTGAAGATTAAGTAA
- the LOC107613661 gene encoding protein-tyrosine sulfotransferase isoform X7 has protein sequence MTLRLRSKTKAVSTLDIWPWKYLVPWMRQDLFERRDARRRNGQHTIEKNDYYDMEDFAMPLHEYINHPAARDIVHNGATFQVAGLTNNSYMAEAHEVRHCVQKYKILGKYVLQVAKKRLDNMLYVGLTEEHRESATMFANVVGAQVISQLNAPNTSLELVDKTEQSSVSDSDPDSSEHQNSTSETVASEVTSSDSGEATKLKMSAKELMGAYEGCISNLRKAQSSRRIASLKRISPVNFTKEARLLVSEEVLQEIRSLNDLDLELYEYARAIFDKQHKATMRTFTEQRWDNISSTASEITFWKFLPLAITFAFLILVLLLIVNVRRRTLKIK, from the exons ATGACTTTACGCTTGCGGTCTAAGACCAAAGCAGTTAGTACACTGGATATCTGGCCATGGAAGTATCTAGTTCCATGGATGCGGCAAGATCTTTTTGAAAGG AGAGATGCAAGGCGCAGAAATGGACAGCATACAATAGAGAAGAATGATTATTATGACATGGAAGATTTTGCAATGCCATTACATGAATACATCAATCATCCTGCGGCCAGGGATATTGTACATAACGGAGCCACATTCCAG GTTGCAGGTTTGACAAACAATTCTTATATGGCAGAAGCACACGAAGTGCGCCATTGTGTGCAGAAGTACAAGATTCTTGGCAAATATGTGCTACAAGTTGCAAAG AAGAGATTGGATAATATGTTATATGTTGGTCTTACTGAAGAGCACAGAGAATCTGCAACTATGTTTGCAAATGTGGTTGGTGCTCAGGTTATATCACAGCTTAATGCTCCAAACACTAGCCTGGAGCTTGTTGATAAAACAG AACAGAGTTCAGTTTCAGATTCTGATCCTGATAGCAGTGAACATCAG AATAGTACCTCAGAGACAGTAGCAAGTGAGGTTACTTCAAGTGACAGTGGTGAAGCAACAAAGTTGAAG ATGTCTGCTAAAGAGCTCATGGGTGCTTATGAAGGTTGCATCTCTAATTTACGCAAGGCCCAGTCAAGCCGGCGTATCGCTTCTTTGAAGAGGATTTCTCCGGTGAACTTTACTAAGGAG GCACGTCTTCTAGTTAGTGAAGAGGTTCTCCAAGAGATACGGTCTCTTAATGACCTGGACTTAGAGCTTTACGAGTATGCAAGAGCCATTTTCGATAAACAACATAAAGCTACAATGCGGACGTTCACTGAG CAGAGATGGGACAACATATCAAGCACTGCCTCTGAAATCACTTTCTGGAAGTTCCTTCCATTGGCAATTACTTTTGCCTTCCTCATTTTGGTATTGCTACTAATTGTAAATGTGAGAAGAAGAACGTTGAAGATTAAGTAA